Proteins from a genomic interval of Lolium perenne isolate Kyuss_39 chromosome 1, Kyuss_2.0, whole genome shotgun sequence:
- the LOC139833931 gene encoding uncharacterized protein: MEERTLFPGHMTSWTHDKHGCYTVKSAYNMAKIAEFFSNRGTVGRGSSSDRVTEAKMWKAMWSIQAPSKMKIILWRMIHDCLPTGQQLSYRHIPTDDRCFFFGKMERVEHLFLLCPFARAVWAEVKEHFKLKLCRKELVNMKQWIFEFLKRESDTNATVLAVTCWHVWEAQNDIRNNQVQMHPLRVASKVVAYVEMILKVIFKDKVPSRSGVETVVPRWNPPPARWICVNVDAALFPTERRMGWGAVFRDHCGAFILSCSEGLTGFPTLEMAEALAIRRALSVSKERGFQKIILLSDCLSLIQRISSTARDRSTLGIIVGDIKTLKTDFQSSLLDTGRFAGNPVPGAAFGGGVPKECGATARRYVPLPTPLTPGYVKD; encoded by the exons ATGGAGGAGAGGACTTTGTTTCCTGGACACATGACAAGCTGGACACATGACAAGCATGGCTGTTACACGGTGAAATCAGCCTATAATATGGCAAAAATTGCAGAGTTTTTCTCCAACCGGGGTACTGTTGGTAGGGGCTCTAGTTCTGACCGAGTTACTGAGGCAAAAATGTGGAAGGCAATGTGGTCCATCCAGGCGCCGAGTAAGATGAAGATTATCCTTTGGCGCATGATACATGACTGCCTCCCTACTGGTCAGCAACTATCATATCGGCATATACCGACGGATGATCGTTGTTTTTTCTTTGGCAAGATGGAACGGGTGGAGCATCTGTTCTTATTGTGTCCCTTTGCAAGAGCTGTTTGGGCTGAGGTGAAGGAGCACTTTAAGCTGAAGCTATGCAGGAAGGAGCTTGTCAATATGAAGCAATGGATTTTCGAGTTTCTGAAGCGAGAGAGTGACACAAATGCCACGGTTCTTGCAGTCACTTGTTGGCATGTGTGGGAAGCTCAAAATGATATCAGGAACAATCAGGTACAGATGCATCCCTTGCGTGTTGCATCCAAGGTTGTGGCCTATGTGGAGATGATTTTGAAAGTCATATTTAAAGACAAAGTTCCTAGCAGAAGCGGGGTGGAGACAGTGGTTCCACGCTGGAATCCTCCACCGGCACGCTGGATATGTGTCAATGTTGACGCGGCCCTGTTCCCTACTGAACGGCGAATGGGTTGGGGAGCCGTTTTCAGGGATCACTGTGGTGCTTTCATCCTCTCTTGTAGTGAAGGCCTGACTGGCTTCCCGACTCTGGAGATGGCGGAGGCTCTTGCTATTCGGCGCGCGCTGTCAGTCTCCAAGGAGCGTGGTTTTCAGAAGATCATCCTGCTGTCTGATTGTCTGTCGCTGATACAGAGGATTTCTTCTACAGCTCGTGATCGCTCTACTCTTGGCATTATCGTTGGTGATATCAAAACTCTGAAAACGGACTTTCAGTCCT CGCTGCTTGATACTGGCCGTTTCGCCGGCAACCCTGTCCCCGGAGCAGCTTTCGGCGGAGGAGTGCCAAAGGAGTGTGGCGCCACCGCCCGCCGCTACGTGCCTCTGCCGACACCGCTAACTCCGGGCTACGTCAAAGATTGA